The Schistosoma mansoni, WGS project CABG00000000 data, chromosome 5 unplaced supercontig 0198, strain Puerto Rico, whole genome shotgun sequence genome has a window encoding:
- a CDS encoding ATP synthase delta chain, putative, translated as MFGVLVRRLSTSTPVLALIQPPVQVFGLEGRYASALYSAATKQKALDKIEKDIQLIKNTLKKDVKLHEFCLDPSLQRATKINGIGQALDKLKVNEATKNLFVILAENGRLSKINSVIDKFEQIMTAYRGEVNCTVRTAKPLDKTLENELRNALNGFLKPGEKLQLTLEIDPSIIGGMVVSIGDRFVDMSIARKVRSLRGIMEQPI; from the exons CCTCCTGTTCAAGTGTTCGGTCTAGAAGGACGTTATGCTTCTGCTTTATATTCAGCTGCTACAAAACAAAAAGCATTAGATAAAATCGAAAAAGATATTCAATTAATTAAGAATACACTTAAAAAAGATGTGAAATTACATGAATTTTGTCTTGATCCAAGTTTACAAAGAGCAACTAAAATTAATGGAATTGGTCAAGCATTAGACAAATTAAAAGTGAATGAAGCTACGAAAAATCTATTTG TTATACTTGCTGAAAACGGTCGTTTGTCTAAAATTAATTCAGTTATTGACAAATTTGAACAAATTATGACTGCCTATCGAGGTGAAGTTAACTGTACTGTACGAACTGCAAAACCTCTAGATAAAACATTAGAAAATGAATTACGGAATGCCCTTAATGGATTTTTAAAACCTGGCGAAAAATTACAGTTAACTTTAGAG ATCGATCCATCGATTATTGGTGGTATGGTAGTTAGTATCGGTGATCGTTTTGTTGATATGTCAATTGCTCGAAAGGTTCGCTCACTTCGCGGAATAATGGAACAACCAATTTAA
- a CDS encoding bromodomain containing protein,putative: MNSYQKDNHNNNISFGLDLSNFAVLLRTLWHCIRWDDIMVEPDKDICVHDSNGRPCFRKTLNIDDDDDDVDVSGASGRHDDNKPYSVRRIVEIQPLDRFWLQANYKVRITTTYPARSNSSRRRKAAESSNRGRSTRGPCLQDSPEPDESTSRRKGRRGGQRNAQGGKDPDYDPAVDEGWRVGVPCSSRRQSRTNFRSYGRSSRGSFCDSDDDGDTEFCGGRRDLQSQRNEVSVEEKWMSEDAVFLWEIDVFMNSLLPPKSNYPPISDSSVSKIDPNDKTSQYVISSRLAALPPDSSSNGSASATVTTTEVNNSLISPSNIEGYVEKNGFLYDGGQPKGFLSNSSSSRSRSTLASALQSGRITVNSRSRSDDRSMSNNINTPRPLSPNTLEAKARARSIAATNAARASVAARRARFERALLEQRVRSLKSQFCSRKRLIFNWAKSLADIAVNEIKGAQQISKADKSNENSSKKLEQSSTQRHHHQTGEKLPIQKSRSNIVNQLNKSSTSSSSSTLLPKKKIGRPSASSSSGDDENKNPNLINNKQSNQSELLANNRIPRKSALNHEFIKLSKKTQNNNRLTMKLSIKQSKKDNDDNTTTITTHSSCSTASTSPGLGDDYENNIYQQKSTAPTKTNRSVTTKTKRLKHESTNSDASEHNYSVTESIKSPRSSVSGGGSKRGSSNASGTGRNNNSNKGGGRVKLSEKSDKNEAPTESITSVLQNVSSNSPVYCVCKTPYNPLREYIGCDLCRDWFHFECVGLDPKDSDKLGDSWHCPDCKQAELKANEMLYCVCRTPYEPTRVYIACDGCDEWYHPECVGLTPEQAVNHTDTYLCPTCCQLSQRTTNTTTTTTKSSGKSKKSKGSNKNHSAVTVVDQTAATKTIYETNLTSDRIKKLINLIEELQQHKMSWPFIHTPDPLKFPMARSLDDAFNLPSVIINLKTEVYKTLGDFSFDMNRLFTNSRLIYPKDTPEFNCTEIVEALFVQKMKQFKEENL; this comes from the exons ATGAATAGTTATCAAAAAgataatcataacaataatatCTCATTTGGTTTAGATTTATCCAATTTCGCCGTACTTTTACGTACACTATGGCATTGTATTCGATGGGATGATATAATGGTTGAACCAGATAAAGATATATGTGTTCATGATTCCAATGGGCGACCTTGTTTTAGAAAAACTTTAAATATTGATGACGATGACGACGATGTTGATGTTAGTGGTGCTTCAGGTAGACATGATGACAATAAGCCTTATAGCGTAAGGCGTATAGTTGAAATTCAACCTCTT GATCGATTTTGGCTACAGGCTAATTATAAAGTTCGTATAACTACAACTTATCCAGCCCGTTCGAATTCTAGCCGCAGGCGTAAAGCTGCAGAATCATCTAATAGAGGTAGATCTACAAGAGGTCCATGTCTTCAAGATTCTCCAGAACCTGATGAGTCGACTTCTAGGAGAAAAGGGAGACGTGGAGGTCAAAGAAATGCTCAGGGTGGAAAAGACCCCGATTACGACCCTGCTGTAGATGAAGGTTGGCGTGTTGGAGTCCCTTGTTCTAGTCGCCGACAATCCCGCACTAATTTTCGCTCTTATGGTCGTTCTAGTCGAGGTTCATTTTGTGATTCAGATGATGATGGTGACACAGAATTCTGTGGTGGACGACGTGATCTCCAGTCACAGCGTAATGAAGTGTCAGTTGAGGAAAAGTGGATGTCTGAAGATGCAGTGTTTTTGTGGGAAATTGATGTTTTCATGAATTC CTTACTGCCGCCAAAATCCAACTATCCTCCTATTTCAGACAGTTCTGTTTCAAAAATTGATCCTAATGATAAAACTAGTCAATATGTCATTTCCAGTCGGCTAGCTGCGCTTCCCCCAGATTCAAGTTCAAATGGTTCAGCTTCTGCTACTGTCACTACTACTGAAGttaataattcattaatttcTCCATCAAATATTGAAGGATATGTAGAGAAAAATGGCTTTTTATATGATGGTGGTCAGCCTAAAGGATTTCTGTCGAATAGTTCTTCCTCACGCTCACGTTCTACTTTAGCTTCGGCACTTCAGTCTGGTCGTATAACAG TAAACTCTAGAAGTCGAAGTGATGATCGTTCAAtgagtaataatattaatactCCGCGTCCTCTTTCACCGAATACCTTAGAAGCAAAAGCTAGAGCTCGTTCAATAGCAGCAACAAATGCTGCTAGAGCATCGGTTGCAGCTAGACGTGCAAGATTTGAACGTGCTTTGTTAGAACAACGTGTACGCTCGTTGAAATCACAATTTTGTTCACGTAAACGTTTGATATTTAATTGGGCTAAATCACTTGCTGAT ATTGCTGTTAATGAAATCAAAGGAGCACAACAAATCTCTAAAGCAGATAAGTCTAATGAAAATTCTTCAAAAAAATTAGAACAATCATCAACacaacgtcatcatcatcaaacaGGTGAAAAATTACCGATCCAAAAAAGTCGATCTAATATTGTTAATCAACTTAATaaatcatccacatcatcatcatcttcaacatTATTACCTAAAAAGAAAATTGGACGTCCTT cagcatcATCTTCTTCTGGGgatgatgaaaataaaaatcctaatttaattaataataaacaatctaACCAATCAGAATTATTAGCAAATAATCGTATTCCACGAAAAAGTGCATTAAATcatgaatttattaaattatctaaaaaaacacaaaataataatcgtttaacaatgaaattatctattaaacaatcaaaaaaagataatgatgataatactactactattactactcaTAGTTCTTGTTCTACTGCAAGTACATCACCTGGTTTAGGTGatgattatgaaaataatatatatcaaCAAAAATCAACG gcTCCAACTAAGACCAATCGTTCGGTAACTACAAAAACAAAAAGATTAAAACATGAATCTACAAATTCAGATGCTAGTGAACACAATTATAGTGTTACAGAATCAATAAAATCACCAAGATCATCTGTAAGTGGGGGTGGGTCTAAACGAGGAAGTAGTAATGCCAGTGGCACTGgacgtaataataatagtaacaaagGGGGAGGCCGTGTTAAGTTATCTGAAAAATCTGACAAAAATGAAGCACCAACCGAATCAATTACTAGTGTCTTACAAAATGTATCTTCTAATTCTCCAGTGTATTGTGTTTGTAAAACTCCATACAATCCATTAAG GGAATACATTGGTTGTGATCTTTGTCGAGATTGGTTTCATTTTGAATGTGTTGGTTTGGATCCTAAAGATTCTGATAAATTAGGTGATTCTTGGCATTGTCCTGATTGTAAACAAGCTGAATTAAAAGCTAATGAAATGCTTTATTGTGTTTGTCGTACACCGTATGAACCAACAAg AGTATATATTGCTTGTGATGGTTGTGATGAATGGTATCATCCTGAATGTGTTGGTTTAACACCTGAACAAGCTGTTAATCATACAGACACATATCTTTGTCCTACTTGTTGTCAATTATCACAACGTACGACgaatactactaccactactacgaAATCGTCTGGTAAATCGAAAAAGTCGAAAGGATCTAACAAAAACCATAGTGCAGTTACTGTTGTTGACCAAACTGCTGCTACGAAAACTATTTATGAAACTAACCTTACTTCAGATAGAATaaagaaattaattaatttaattgaaGAACTTCAA cAACATAAAATGTCATGGCCTTTTATTCATACACCGGATCCTTTGAAATTTCCAATGGCTAGATCTTTAGATGATGCATTTA ATCTTCCCTCCGTTATAATCAATTTAAAAACAGAAGTTTACAAAACTTTGGGAGATTTCTCATTCGATATGAATCGTCTATTCACTAATTCACGTTTAATCTATCCAAAAGATACACCAGAATTTAATTGTACCGAAATTGTTGAAGCATTATTTGTCCAAAAAATGAAACAATTCAAAGAAGAGAATCTATGA